In Synechocystis sp. PCC 6714, the following are encoded in one genomic region:
- a CDS encoding homoserine dehydrogenase: protein MTVKIGLLGLGTVGTGTVEILQEPQGRSPLLQAIEVKAVGVRSLDKPRQVNLPPEVLTTDLEAIVTDPDIAIVVELMGGLEPARSLILQAIAHKKHIVTANKAVIARYGAEIYEAANQHGVYVLLEAAVGGGIPIIKPLKQSLGGNRIQSIVGILNGTTNYILSRMTSEGADFDEVLAAAQKLGYAEADPSADVDGLDAADKIAILASLGFGGRVKREDVACEGIRSVSAVDIAYADKLGFVIKLLAIANGNAGENSEALQLRVHPTLIAKDHPLASVNGVYNGVLVTGDPLGQVMFYGRGAGAGPTASAVVSDVINIVGIITSSDENPALDPLLSCTHQHYCQVSPIEDLVTRFYCRFLCADVPGVIGHLGMGFGNHGVSLESLVQIGFTDGCAEIVVVTHDVREGNYRAALGEISQLQAVKEIPSVIRVLS, encoded by the coding sequence GTGACAGTTAAAATTGGTTTACTCGGTCTAGGTACCGTCGGCACCGGCACAGTGGAAATTTTGCAGGAGCCCCAGGGCCGTAGTCCCCTGCTCCAAGCCATTGAAGTTAAAGCAGTGGGGGTGCGTTCCTTAGATAAACCCCGCCAGGTTAATTTACCGCCGGAGGTATTGACCACAGACCTAGAAGCCATTGTCACCGATCCCGACATTGCCATTGTGGTGGAATTGATGGGGGGACTGGAACCCGCTCGATCATTGATCCTCCAGGCGATCGCCCACAAAAAACACATTGTCACCGCCAACAAAGCCGTCATTGCCCGCTATGGGGCGGAAATTTATGAAGCGGCCAATCAGCATGGTGTCTACGTTCTCCTAGAAGCGGCGGTGGGGGGGGGCATTCCCATCATTAAACCCCTAAAGCAATCCCTGGGGGGTAACCGCATTCAAAGCATTGTGGGCATTCTCAATGGCACCACCAACTACATTCTTTCCCGCATGACCAGCGAGGGGGCGGATTTCGACGAAGTGTTAGCAGCCGCTCAAAAGTTGGGCTATGCCGAAGCGGACCCCAGTGCCGACGTAGATGGGTTAGATGCGGCGGACAAAATTGCTATCCTTGCTTCCCTTGGTTTTGGCGGCAGGGTTAAGCGGGAAGATGTGGCCTGTGAAGGCATTAGATCCGTCAGTGCAGTGGACATTGCCTACGCCGATAAATTGGGCTTTGTGATTAAACTTTTGGCCATTGCTAACGGTAATGCCGGCGAAAACTCGGAAGCGTTGCAACTGCGGGTCCATCCCACTTTGATTGCCAAGGATCATCCCCTAGCCAGCGTCAATGGGGTCTACAACGGCGTATTGGTAACCGGAGATCCGTTGGGGCAAGTGATGTTCTACGGCCGGGGAGCGGGAGCCGGCCCCACCGCCAGTGCCGTCGTGTCCGATGTGATTAACATTGTCGGCATCATTACCAGCAGTGACGAAAATCCTGCCCTTGATCCCCTGCTCAGTTGCACCCACCAACATTACTGCCAGGTGTCCCCCATTGAAGACCTCGTCACCCGTTTTTATTGTCGCTTCCTCTGTGCCGATGTACCGGGGGTGATTGGCCATCTCGGTATGGGATTTGGCAACCATGGGGTTAGCTTGGAATCCCTAGTGCAAATTGGCTTTACCGACGGCTGTGCGGAAATTGTGGTGGTCACCCACGATGTGCGGGAGGGGAACTATCGGGCCGCCCTGGGGGAAATTAGCCAACTACAGGCGGTGAAGGAAATTCCCAGTGTCATCCGGGTGTTGTCCTAG
- a CDS encoding MBL fold metallo-hydrolase, giving the protein MTFKIKFWGVRGSIPCPGPATVRYGGNTTCVEMIIGQERLIFDAGTGIKMLGDSLEGQDRVSAHIFFTHSHWDHIQGFPFFAPAFRAGNFFRVYGVPTPNGMTIEQRLHEQMLHPNFPVPLQTMQGIVAFYDLEVGEDITIGEISLQTRPLNHPGEAMGYRINWRGITVAFVTDTEHFPDRLDDNVLILAKNADVLIVDATYTDEEYYDRQVSKVGWGHSTWQEAVKVAQAAGVGQLVLFHHDPSHDDSVLDTILDHAKQQFFATAIAKEGMEISLAPGTMDDPLPTITIMG; this is encoded by the coding sequence ATGACATTCAAAATCAAATTTTGGGGAGTACGGGGTAGCATTCCCTGTCCTGGGCCGGCAACGGTACGCTATGGGGGCAATACCACCTGTGTGGAAATGATAATTGGGCAAGAGCGGCTCATTTTTGATGCGGGTACGGGCATTAAGATGTTGGGAGACAGTTTGGAGGGTCAAGACCGGGTTTCGGCCCATATTTTCTTCACCCATAGCCATTGGGACCACATCCAAGGATTTCCCTTTTTTGCTCCGGCTTTCCGAGCAGGAAATTTTTTTAGGGTTTACGGGGTGCCCACCCCCAATGGCATGACCATTGAACAGCGATTGCATGAGCAAATGTTACACCCCAATTTTCCTGTGCCTTTGCAAACTATGCAGGGCATTGTCGCTTTTTACGATTTGGAAGTGGGGGAAGACATCACCATTGGAGAAATTAGCCTACAAACCAGGCCACTAAACCACCCAGGGGAAGCCATGGGCTATCGCATTAATTGGCGGGGCATAACGGTGGCCTTTGTCACTGATACAGAACATTTCCCCGATCGCCTAGATGATAATGTGCTGATCTTGGCCAAAAATGCAGACGTATTGATTGTTGATGCCACCTACACCGATGAAGAGTACTATGATCGCCAGGTGAGTAAGGTGGGTTGGGGCCATTCTACTTGGCAGGAAGCGGTGAAAGTGGCCCAGGCCGCTGGAGTAGGGCAACTGGTGCTATTCCACCATGATCCCAGCCATGATGATTCGGTGCTAGACACCATACTGGACCACGCTAAACAGCAATTTTTCGCCACGGCGATCGCCAAGGAAGGCATGGAAATTAGCCTAGCCCCCGGAACAATGGACGACCCATTGCCAACCATTACCATAATGGGGTGA
- a CDS encoding NAD(P)-dependent oxidoreductase, whose amino-acid sequence MVNLKRIFITGISGCIGHYLADELIQGTDHELFLLVRNPDKLQFDPQLRSNIHLIPGDMGNIEAHKDLLQTIDCAILIATSWGDRQETYNINVVKTLTLINLLNPERCEQVIYFSTASILDRQGQPLPEAGSLGTDYIRTKYLCHQALESHHSSLPEVSPITEAMANKITVVYPTLVFGGEPGKPYSHLSGGLGEILRWLPLIRWFRADGSFHFIHGRDIARVVAYYVDHPPGARIDVVLGNAPLTATEGIRQVCQYHHQKIYFQIPLSLTLANVFIKLFRIQMAEWDRFCLDYRHFTYPDPVAPAQLGLPAHCQTIAELMAVSPRSH is encoded by the coding sequence ATGGTTAATTTAAAACGAATTTTTATCACCGGGATCAGTGGTTGCATTGGCCACTACTTAGCCGATGAATTAATCCAAGGCACAGACCACGAACTGTTCCTGCTGGTGAGAAATCCAGACAAGTTGCAATTTGACCCCCAGTTGCGGAGCAATATCCATTTAATCCCCGGCGATATGGGCAATATTGAAGCCCACAAAGATCTGCTGCAAACCATAGACTGCGCCATTCTCATTGCCACCAGTTGGGGCGATCGCCAGGAGACCTACAACATCAACGTGGTCAAAACCCTAACTTTGATCAATTTGCTCAACCCGGAACGGTGCGAACAGGTAATTTACTTTTCCACCGCCAGCATCCTTGATCGCCAGGGGCAACCATTACCGGAAGCGGGTAGTTTGGGCACCGACTATATCCGTACTAAGTATCTCTGTCATCAGGCATTGGAATCCCACCATAGTTCCTTGCCGGAGGTATCACCTATCACTGAGGCCATGGCCAATAAAATCACCGTGGTTTACCCCACCCTGGTTTTTGGCGGCGAACCCGGTAAACCCTATTCCCACCTTTCTGGGGGATTGGGGGAAATTCTGCGCTGGTTACCTTTGATTCGTTGGTTCCGGGCCGATGGTAGTTTCCACTTTATCCACGGTAGAGATATAGCTCGGGTAGTGGCCTATTACGTTGACCATCCCCCTGGGGCCAGAATTGATGTGGTGTTAGGTAATGCTCCCCTCACCGCCACGGAGGGCATCCGCCAAGTTTGCCAATATCACCACCAGAAAATTTATTTTCAAATTCCACTGTCCCTCACCCTGGCTAATGTTTTTATCAAGCTGTTTCGCATTCAAATGGCGGAATGGGATAGGTTTTGCCTCGATTATCGCCATTTCACCTATCCCGACCCCGTTGCTCCAGCCCAACTAGGCCTACCAGCTCACTGCCAAACCATTGCCGAATTGATGGCCGTTAGTCCCAGATCCCATTGA
- a CDS encoding TAXI family TRAP transporter solute-binding subunit: MNLLTLLASANKFRFSQFSQYRLHWIVAFIAIAPLVFVGCTTRRPTTVTLSSGSNISAYARIGEQIQASAATIDLVVEDEKDSQGSQQNLQRLLEEKVDFALVQLDVASEAMKAGDVAAVAILTEEYAHIVGRKSDNIKTLADLEGKKINIGPPASGINFTATRLFDSTNLQIRPFTDSGLGHSLQAFTNPNSGLDGLVYVGPLKASDEVREKLALVGDVTFVPLSESFINYLTLQFPESYRKAYIPQGTYRAFPPFPSEDILTISTGGALLTRPNVSREKVALMTWAIFANSRQFASFYPKLAADNGSVNLYEGLLYIHPAAMRTYRDGDPRIAWLRYIQENKPLQAASIMLISTTTIGFLLQGWRKRKTEKFLVGHRQAIADLRQAAEENPQEALKEIESLKQSYRLMLIEGNLAPDLYQQIEGMNEVFIEQCRMEINRQQDRDLNKIIGGLTEVQQWQGHNTPWMMEHLRQCQEIYREMLLKGHLDFPTYLNLYQMQLLLDILTSRPQPATERA, translated from the coding sequence TTGAATCTTTTAACGTTGCTGGCATCAGCCAATAAATTCCGATTTTCTCAATTCAGTCAATATCGGCTCCATTGGATTGTGGCCTTCATCGCCATTGCCCCCTTAGTTTTTGTTGGTTGCACCACCCGCAGACCCACCACTGTTACCCTTTCCAGTGGCAGTAATATCAGTGCTTATGCTCGCATTGGGGAACAAATTCAAGCATCGGCGGCCACCATAGATCTAGTGGTGGAAGATGAAAAGGACTCCCAGGGCTCCCAACAGAATTTACAACGGCTTTTGGAAGAAAAAGTTGATTTTGCTCTGGTACAATTGGACGTGGCCAGCGAAGCCATGAAGGCTGGGGATGTAGCGGCGGTGGCTATTTTGACTGAAGAGTATGCCCATATTGTTGGCCGTAAAAGTGACAACATCAAAACCCTAGCGGATTTAGAAGGCAAAAAAATTAACATTGGTCCCCCCGCCAGTGGCATTAACTTCACCGCCACCCGTCTATTTGATTCCACCAACTTACAAATTCGGCCATTTACAGATTCAGGGCTAGGCCATAGTCTCCAGGCTTTTACAAACCCCAACAGCGGGCTGGATGGCTTAGTCTATGTTGGCCCCCTCAAAGCCAGCGATGAAGTGCGGGAAAAACTAGCTCTGGTGGGGGACGTCACCTTTGTGCCCCTAAGTGAAAGCTTTATTAACTATCTGACTTTGCAATTTCCCGAATCCTACCGCAAAGCCTATATTCCCCAGGGAACTTATCGGGCTTTTCCCCCTTTTCCTTCTGAGGACATACTCACCATTTCCACTGGAGGAGCTTTGTTAACCAGGCCCAACGTGAGTCGAGAAAAGGTGGCCCTGATGACCTGGGCAATTTTTGCTAATTCACGGCAATTTGCCTCTTTTTACCCGAAGTTAGCGGCGGACAACGGCTCGGTAAATCTTTATGAAGGTTTGCTGTATATCCATCCCGCGGCGATGCGGACCTATCGAGATGGGGACCCCCGCATTGCTTGGCTGCGTTATATCCAGGAAAATAAGCCCCTCCAGGCCGCTTCAATTATGCTCATCAGCACCACCACCATTGGTTTTTTGCTCCAGGGCTGGCGTAAACGGAAAACGGAAAAGTTCTTGGTGGGGCACCGTCAGGCGATCGCCGATCTGCGGCAAGCAGCCGAAGAAAATCCCCAGGAGGCGCTGAAGGAAATTGAAAGCTTGAAACAGAGCTATCGTTTGATGCTGATTGAAGGTAATCTAGCACCGGATTTATATCAGCAAATTGAGGGTATGAACGAAGTTTTTATCGAGCAATGTCGTATGGAAATTAACCGCCAACAGGACAGGGATTTAAACAAAATTATTGGCGGTTTAACCGAAGTACAACAATGGCAGGGTCATAATACACCTTGGATGATGGAACATCTACGGCAATGCCAGGAAATTTACCGGGAAATGCTCCTCAAGGGCCATTTGGATTTTCCCACCTACCTTAACCTCTACCAAATGCAACTATTGTTGGATATTCTCACCAGTCGCCCCCAGCCTGCCACAGAAAGAGCTTGA
- a CDS encoding plasmid replication protein, CyRepA1 family — protein sequence MESCPGKTDGRMNHLQEWRQSCVDDQLTRLNVTPLLGDAPAQHLLYADAIQRRNDGRVSDGLLKRYAHIAAGGWWCSGIDLLSGEKDLWGCFKPDRPRQDGESSKTIKYEHPPKTPTGIFALRVPLHLWERIAAKAGVVLTEEDQDPDQPDLGFWQWLMGHPEIPLVITEGAKKAGALLTAGYGAIALPGIHNGYRTPRDDQGQRIGKCQLIPALGKLATPQRQILIAFDQDSKAKTIQQVNLAIQRLGYLFSRQGCEVKVLQWDHRLGKGIDDVIAHQGSDYLQQLVSKALPLEIWKAHRLNRLTHNRGTEVNARYLPTLTIPAEEKLIALRSPKGTGKTEFLARIVRQAQAEHRPVLVIGHRIRLVQELCHRFQLPYLGDFPLSPLARQRGFGLCIDSLHGHSQAQFDPEQWQDCLIIIDEVEQVLWHGLNSDTCRRQRVAILRNLKQLLQHSLGGEGQIYVADADLTDVSLDYLISLSGIPIQPYVIRNHWQPGEREAWPIYHFGENDPKQLVKQLLHHIREGGKPFVCLSAQKLTSAWGTRNLEAYLKKQFPDRRILRIDAESLSDPNHPAHGSLTNLNSVLANYDIVLSSPAVETGISIDLQNHFTSVWGIAQGIQTATSVCQSLGRIRQNIPRYLWAASYGFNQVGNGATTISKFLTAGHRLTEVNIRLLQQSDLDNLDDLDTGFQAESLLCWAKMAVRINLAMVNYRESILGLLHQEGHRLLGPPPALPSLHVLPSDPDHPLSTVAPQPLQQAIEAVRAQNYLADCQAIATAKPLTEPEYQQLKKRLVKNGQERHSLRRYELAQRYGIPVTADLVQKDDQNWYQKLRWHYFLTLGRPFLGDRDAKIARLLLDQGQGSLFLPDFNGSQLGAIIGTYDIIGIPILLGHPQRELCALDEDLIALGQLALANRDDIKTVVGIGLAKNASPITIVRRFLEKLGFGIQLTRTKTIEKKRVRIYQITCPQDGREKVFQAWLQGDRQCPGSSEQWMADYWQKLQGFPRKTEPNQPFVQLSLEFG from the coding sequence ATGGAGTCTTGCCCCGGCAAGACCGATGGCAGAATGAATCACTTGCAAGAATGGCGGCAAAGTTGTGTAGATGACCAACTGACCCGTCTTAATGTCACTCCCCTGCTGGGGGATGCCCCCGCCCAACATTTGCTTTATGCCGATGCGATCCAGCGTCGTAATGATGGCCGGGTTAGTGATGGCTTGCTGAAACGTTATGCCCACATAGCTGCGGGGGGCTGGTGGTGTTCCGGCATTGATTTACTGTCCGGAGAAAAAGATTTATGGGGTTGTTTTAAACCCGATCGCCCGAGGCAGGATGGGGAAAGCAGTAAGACCATTAAATATGAGCATCCTCCGAAAACCCCTACGGGAATTTTTGCCCTGCGGGTGCCCCTACATCTCTGGGAAAGGATTGCTGCCAAAGCTGGGGTAGTGCTTACAGAGGAGGATCAAGATCCAGACCAACCGGATTTAGGTTTTTGGCAATGGTTGATGGGCCATCCGGAAATTCCCCTGGTAATTACAGAAGGGGCAAAAAAAGCTGGGGCTCTACTCACGGCCGGTTACGGGGCGATCGCCTTACCAGGAATCCACAATGGTTACCGCACCCCCAGGGATGATCAAGGGCAACGCATCGGTAAATGTCAATTAATTCCGGCCCTGGGCAAATTAGCCACTCCCCAGAGACAGATTTTGATTGCCTTTGACCAAGACAGCAAGGCTAAAACCATTCAGCAGGTGAATCTGGCCATTCAACGGTTGGGCTATTTGTTTAGCCGCCAGGGGTGTGAAGTCAAAGTCCTGCAATGGGATCACCGCCTGGGCAAAGGAATTGACGACGTAATTGCCCACCAAGGTAGTGATTACTTGCAACAGTTGGTTAGTAAAGCCCTGCCGCTGGAAATCTGGAAAGCCCACCGGCTCAATCGGCTGACCCATAACCGGGGCACAGAAGTCAATGCCCGCTATTTGCCTACTTTAACTATTCCCGCCGAAGAAAAATTAATTGCCCTACGATCACCAAAGGGCACGGGCAAAACTGAATTTCTGGCCCGCATTGTCCGCCAGGCCCAGGCAGAACACAGACCGGTACTGGTAATTGGCCACCGCATCCGTTTAGTGCAGGAACTCTGTCACCGTTTTCAGTTGCCCTACCTAGGGGATTTCCCCCTTTCTCCCCTAGCTCGCCAAAGGGGTTTTGGTCTCTGTATTGACTCCCTCCATGGCCATTCCCAAGCCCAGTTTGACCCGGAACAGTGGCAGGATTGCCTAATTATCATTGATGAAGTGGAGCAGGTGCTCTGGCATGGGCTTAATTCCGACACCTGCCGTCGTCAGCGGGTGGCCATTCTCCGTAACCTTAAGCAACTATTGCAACATAGCCTAGGGGGAGAAGGGCAAATTTATGTGGCCGATGCGGATTTAACCGATGTTTCCCTGGATTACCTCATTAGCCTGAGCGGCATTCCGATCCAACCCTACGTGATCCGTAACCATTGGCAACCGGGGGAACGGGAAGCTTGGCCCATTTATCACTTTGGGGAAAATGATCCCAAGCAATTGGTCAAACAACTATTGCACCATATCCGGGAAGGGGGTAAACCTTTTGTTTGCTTATCCGCCCAAAAACTCACCAGTGCCTGGGGCACCCGCAACCTGGAAGCTTATCTGAAAAAGCAGTTTCCCGATCGCCGCATTTTACGTATTGATGCGGAATCGCTGTCAGATCCCAATCATCCAGCCCATGGCAGCTTGACTAATCTCAACTCGGTGTTGGCCAACTATGACATTGTGCTCAGCAGTCCCGCAGTGGAAACAGGGATCAGCATTGATCTACAAAATCATTTCACCTCCGTGTGGGGCATTGCCCAGGGCATCCAAACCGCCACTTCCGTTTGCCAATCCCTTGGCCGCATTCGCCAGAACATTCCCCGTTACCTCTGGGCCGCTAGCTATGGCTTTAACCAAGTGGGCAACGGAGCCACCACCATCAGCAAATTCCTCACCGCCGGCCATCGCTTAACGGAGGTCAACATCCGGTTGTTGCAACAATCGGACCTGGATAATTTGGACGATTTAGACACCGGTTTCCAGGCGGAATCTTTGCTCTGCTGGGCCAAAATGGCGGTGCGGATTAACTTGGCCATGGTCAATTACCGAGAATCCATTCTTGGACTTCTGCACCAGGAAGGGCATCGGTTATTGGGGCCGCCCCCGGCTTTACCGTCCTTGCATGTTCTCCCTAGCGATCCAGACCACCCCCTTAGTACGGTGGCCCCTCAGCCTTTGCAACAGGCCATTGAAGCAGTGCGGGCCCAAAACTACCTGGCCGACTGCCAGGCGATCGCCACTGCTAAACCTTTAACAGAGCCGGAATATCAACAGTTAAAGAAAAGATTGGTGAAAAATGGCCAAGAAAGACACAGTTTGCGACGCTATGAACTGGCCCAACGCTATGGTATCCCCGTGACGGCGGATCTGGTACAAAAAGATGACCAAAATTGGTACCAAAAACTGCGCTGGCATTATTTTCTCACTCTAGGCCGACCATTCCTTGGCGATCGGGATGCCAAAATTGCCCGTTTACTATTGGATCAAGGGCAAGGCAGTCTCTTTCTCCCAGACTTTAACGGTTCCCAGTTAGGGGCCATTATCGGCACCTATGACATTATCGGCATTCCCATCCTGCTGGGCCATCCCCAACGGGAGTTATGCGCCCTAGATGAAGATTTAATCGCCTTGGGCCAATTGGCCTTGGCTAACCGGGATGATATTAAAACAGTGGTGGGCATTGGTTTAGCGAAAAATGCTAGCCCCATCACCATTGTCCGTCGCTTCCTAGAAAAGCTGGGCTTTGGCATCCAATTGACCCGCACGAAAACTATAGAGAAAAAACGGGTGCGGATTTATCAAATCACCTGTCCCCAGGATGGCCGAGAAAAGGTCTTCCAAGCTTGGCTCCAAGGCGATCGCCAATGTCCCGGTAGTTCAGAACAATGGATGGCTGATTACTGGCAAAAATTGCAGGGTTTCCCCAGAAAAACAGAGCCGAATCAACCCTTTGTGCAACTTAGCCTGGAGTTTGGCTAG
- a CDS encoding right-handed parallel beta-helix repeat-containing protein, giving the protein MANFTVANLNDSGAGSLRQAILDANLNPGADVISFNVTGSINLLSALPDIIGELAIDGTTAPGFNGIPLVAINFNNNPGLKFTSLNGNGSAGSQLLGLSIVNSSTNGVTVEVDNITIQGNYIGVDLDGQTVRGNRGDGIFLGSQTGQHLIGTTSSASGQFQLSNVISGNLGNGIHLAGSSNNRISMNYIGTDVTGQIKLGNGLNGILVTQGSSNNLIGGFETGGNNPVNAGPFGDGSPVVFVVPPQGNLISGNTGNGVLIDQQSESNTLAGNFIGTVANGNSALGNGGDGVAINEADNNSLLGTTFVQNPFVFYNVISGNGGNGLRVTNADNITIHANFLGVGANNATIVSNGLNGLVVEGNSTNTTLGGVIPLGNVIAGNTLNGVEVKDEVTGFISFNTFGGLFAFSTAAPNGQDGILVTSTGGNNTIRTNVFSGNIGNGIHLTGNATGVTIDPNVVGASTFGNSPLPNGGHGVVISGNANNNFIGGFENQTPSVIPRNLFSANGGYGLVIADQAHNNTVINSQLGGGFETDLPLGNGLGGLLITGQAFNNIIGGFPTSGVSDDPQAIAKNNNGSGFILNTTGTGNQLISNLAQNNSGAGFAAIGSNGNTLVGNESLTNDGYGYSFLNSPLVDNTFNDNQGINNNLGETQVANGWINGLASQAVGVNSFSLTETTDLTVARTDSTGGTFTFGLTNGIISLTLLNDAQASSTNALTVEKVYSDDTSNNWITSEGQAFGATAVQSVDTGTWTPFAQDSDGNQLALTSLLVEGNNATATFVGGVTASFSLPNTGTNTNFVGQSAPLTVRRLAGNENGLAFYRTDDLTGAVNGLLPGQSGYLAAAFAQAQNESLVFSAAQLPAFQGTQGFALGLDATANYGILLLPQDNINTAFSSYSAANPGRVAQFQTFGSIGGRLTIGIEDIAVNSGLSDRDYNDLILTLAAGNIGGI; this is encoded by the coding sequence ATGGCAAACTTTACCGTTGCAAATCTCAATGACTCCGGTGCCGGTTCCCTACGACAGGCAATTTTAGATGCCAACCTCAACCCTGGCGCTGACGTAATTAGTTTCAATGTTACCGGCTCCATTAATCTTCTTTCAGCTCTGCCAGACATCATCGGTGAGTTGGCCATTGACGGCACCACAGCCCCGGGCTTCAACGGTATTCCTTTGGTAGCAATCAATTTCAACAACAATCCTGGTCTTAAATTTACTAGTCTGAACGGCAATGGGTCGGCGGGCTCCCAGCTCCTCGGTCTAAGTATTGTCAACAGTAGTACGAATGGCGTTACCGTTGAAGTTGATAACATTACCATTCAGGGTAACTACATTGGCGTAGATTTAGATGGCCAAACTGTCCGGGGAAATCGGGGAGATGGAATTTTTCTCGGTAGTCAAACGGGCCAGCATCTAATCGGTACTACCAGCAGTGCTAGCGGTCAGTTTCAGCTTTCCAATGTAATTTCCGGCAACCTAGGTAATGGTATCCACTTAGCAGGTTCATCTAACAACCGGATCTCGATGAACTACATCGGGACTGATGTAACAGGACAGATCAAGCTAGGCAATGGCCTGAATGGAATTCTAGTTACCCAAGGTTCCAGTAATAACCTCATTGGTGGTTTTGAAACCGGCGGCAATAACCCTGTGAATGCAGGGCCCTTTGGGGATGGCAGCCCCGTTGTATTTGTCGTCCCCCCCCAGGGAAATTTAATTTCCGGCAACACGGGCAATGGCGTTTTAATTGACCAACAATCGGAATCTAACACCCTAGCGGGTAATTTCATTGGCACTGTTGCAAACGGTAATTCTGCTTTGGGTAATGGGGGAGATGGGGTTGCCATCAACGAGGCCGATAACAATTCACTATTAGGAACAACTTTTGTTCAAAATCCCTTCGTTTTTTATAACGTAATCAGCGGCAATGGCGGTAATGGTCTGCGGGTGACCAATGCCGATAATATTACTATTCATGCCAATTTTTTGGGGGTTGGTGCTAATAATGCCACCATTGTTAGTAATGGCTTAAATGGCTTGGTGGTGGAGGGAAATTCTACCAATACCACCTTGGGGGGAGTGATTCCCTTGGGCAATGTCATTGCAGGTAATACCCTCAACGGGGTGGAAGTTAAAGATGAGGTTACTGGCTTTATTTCCTTCAATACTTTTGGCGGTTTATTTGCTTTCAGCACTGCGGCACCAAACGGTCAAGATGGAATTTTAGTTACTTCCACCGGTGGGAACAACACCATCCGCACTAATGTATTTTCCGGTAATATTGGCAACGGCATTCATCTCACAGGAAACGCCACCGGGGTAACCATCGATCCCAATGTTGTGGGGGCTAGCACTTTCGGTAATAGTCCATTACCCAATGGGGGCCATGGGGTTGTAATCAGTGGTAATGCTAACAATAATTTTATTGGTGGTTTTGAGAATCAAACTCCTTCAGTTATCCCGCGTAATTTATTTTCCGCCAATGGCGGTTACGGTTTAGTTATCGCCGACCAGGCCCATAACAATACGGTGATCAATTCCCAATTGGGAGGAGGATTTGAGACTGACCTTCCCCTCGGTAATGGCTTGGGGGGATTGTTAATTACCGGCCAAGCTTTTAACAATATCATCGGTGGTTTTCCTACCTCCGGAGTCTCTGATGACCCCCAGGCGATCGCCAAAAATAACAATGGCTCTGGTTTCATCCTTAACACCACGGGCACAGGGAATCAATTGATTAGTAATCTGGCGCAAAATAACAGCGGCGCCGGGTTTGCGGCGATCGGCAGTAATGGCAATACATTGGTCGGCAACGAATCCCTAACGAATGACGGCTACGGCTACAGCTTTCTCAATAGTCCTTTGGTAGATAACACATTTAACGACAACCAGGGAATAAATAATAATCTAGGAGAAACCCAAGTTGCCAATGGCTGGATTAATGGTTTAGCTAGTCAAGCGGTGGGAGTCAATAGCTTTTCCTTAACCGAAACCACCGATCTAACCGTGGCCCGCACCGACAGTACCGGAGGCACTTTTACGTTTGGTTTGACCAATGGCATCATTAGCCTTACCTTACTCAACGATGCCCAGGCTAGTAGTACCAATGCTTTGACCGTTGAGAAAGTTTATTCTGATGACACCAGCAACAATTGGATTACTTCCGAAGGGCAAGCTTTTGGCGCTACGGCAGTGCAATCTGTCGACACCGGCACCTGGACGCCCTTTGCCCAGGATAGTGATGGTAATCAATTGGCATTGACCAGTTTGTTAGTGGAGGGAAACAATGCCACAGCCACCTTTGTCGGGGGGGTAACTGCTAGTTTTAGCTTACCTAATACAGGGACTAATACTAACTTTGTCGGGCAATCGGCGCCTCTCACCGTCCGTCGCCTGGCGGGCAACGAAAATGGACTGGCTTTCTACCGCACTGATGATTTAACGGGGGCAGTCAATGGACTTTTACCGGGACAGAGTGGTTATTTAGCGGCTGCTTTTGCCCAGGCGCAAAATGAGAGTTTAGTGTTCTCGGCGGCCCAATTGCCAGCTTTTCAGGGTACTCAGGGCTTTGCCTTAGGATTGGATGCCACCGCCAACTACGGTATTCTACTTTTGCCCCAGGACAATATTAATACTGCTTTTAGTTCCTACTCTGCTGCCAACCCAGGGAGAGTGGCCCAGTTTCAGACCTTTGGCAGTATTGGTGGACGGCTAACCATTGGCATTGAAGATATTGCTGTTAATTCTGGGCTATCAGACCGGGATTATAACGACCTGATTTTAACTTTGGCCGCTGGTAACATCGGAGGAATTTAG